From Acidobacteriota bacterium, a single genomic window includes:
- a CDS encoding type IV toxin-antitoxin system AbiEi family antitoxin domain-containing protein codes for MKSKPELSQYIARRGVVTSKELTDRGYARETLHRLARQEKLHRVARGIYISNEVAKSPHRDLLIVSGRVSQGVICLLSALAYHGLTTEMPHEVWLGIGLKDRAPRQGQPPINLVRLSPDLLRDGVERHEHEGVTIQVTSPARTVADCFKFRSRVGLDVAIAALSEGWNDRRFTMDEIWRFARICRVATVIRPYMEALTH; via the coding sequence ATGAAGTCAAAACCTGAACTGAGCCAGTACATCGCGCGGCGGGGCGTCGTCACGAGCAAGGAGCTCACGGACCGTGGATATGCTCGAGAGACACTTCACCGGCTCGCAAGGCAGGAGAAGCTTCATCGTGTCGCCCGGGGGATTTACATCAGCAACGAAGTGGCGAAGTCCCCTCATCGCGATCTGCTGATTGTGTCAGGCCGGGTTTCTCAAGGCGTCATCTGTCTCCTTTCCGCACTGGCATACCACGGCCTCACGACGGAGATGCCGCACGAAGTGTGGCTGGGGATCGGTCTCAAGGATCGGGCTCCACGTCAGGGTCAGCCGCCGATCAATCTCGTTCGACTTTCGCCTGATCTTCTTCGAGACGGAGTCGAGCGACATGAGCACGAGGGTGTGACGATTCAGGTCACTTCTCCCGCCCGCACGGTCGCGGATTGCTTCAAATTTCGGAGCAGAGTCGGGCTCGACGTAGCCATCGCCGCTCTGTCGGAAGGCTGGAACGACCGGCGGTTCACCATGGATGAGATTTGGCGATTTGCCAGGATCTGCCGGGTTGCAACCGTGATACGGCCTTACATGGAGGCACTGACTCATTGA
- a CDS encoding DEAD/DEAH box helicase family protein, translating to MSDPTVSLDCARQLLDFRGRISDAAAEEQLRGAVAIHNLLAKQRVAYLADEVGMGKTYVALGAFALFRHFNPEFRMLVIAPRENIQQKWIRELKTFVKSRVTYPDLRVKAIHGAPARPPVFCRNLYELARETMLDPDRDFFTRMTSFSMGIGGGEETGRRKRDELLKLLPSLDRHLLDLRSHDSFRRNYARAINRAIPPFDLVIVDEAHVLKHGRASKSQRNELLRLVMGLDEETDPRDFPGYGRRARRVLFLSATPLEDDYRQLWNQLDLFGFGSLAPELADRNATSEAQKRATAEFLVRRVTSIQTGGNRYTKNLYRRSWEQGGVETHDDPLGVPDDRQRLVVALMQKKVNELIGSEKFNNSFQIGMLASFESFFQTASRALESGAESTFDDAEQTENPEERAGIDVGIVNRMAASYRRKFGEELPHPKMDALVDELAGSFDTGRKALVFVRRTASVSELERKLEERYDSWLFERLMDELDKELRERIGHVFENYREQRRHDRLTSPAEIPLELENELPPAEGKEVDRGGHDTFFAWFFRGGGPGEVFSGATLSRRLSQAGGFYSTFFEDNYVARLLGVSPGNVMQALTREVGLNPEDLEPSLGRFAARRLPSVKKQSRSNLFHAFQAAALELLAHSDELRDDAATILLEQYSTGRDLEGTKEVPSLGSWLETRTFFTELRERTALRQDLWPEEKRDTFVKTFRREELRRELLASMVRLGHPLIDLYVLVANRLRNLELGTREASSEDDEESLIVEFLDLLERQKGEGRFRAYQELAEAAANFDLILDVNLPDAWEAALQKAGTEFGRLLREQQPIGGMFGSVNQTMVRQFRLPGYPFVLISTDLLQEGEDLHPFCSSVYHYGISWMPSSMEQRIGRIDRVSSQTERRLTVLDRKPEGEELLQVYFPHLLDSVERLQVNRVLERMESFIELMHQSLASNEERDERQINIAREIHRAPRTRRLQSEPLESAFPVRDDFVRGTRKKPAVDERMAGLLRERFAKLQESSSGMEIRWEPGGGTNAMVGVFPLGDRQQPFTLLLHSIHGRPNVRCVSPIGMVDRREEALTITEHAARSPVRIGAVFDNRFRKYDLTAEGDVLLGDPASDAERVRWLIASVARAADELEHVLLDRDETLETFREDLGREAFVER from the coding sequence GTGAGCGACCCAACCGTCAGCCTCGATTGCGCGCGGCAGTTGCTGGATTTCCGCGGGCGTATCAGCGACGCGGCCGCCGAGGAGCAGTTGCGTGGCGCCGTCGCAATCCACAACCTGCTCGCGAAGCAGCGGGTGGCTTACCTCGCTGACGAGGTCGGGATGGGCAAGACGTACGTCGCCCTGGGGGCGTTTGCCCTGTTCCGCCACTTCAATCCCGAGTTCAGGATGCTCGTCATCGCTCCGCGCGAGAACATTCAGCAGAAGTGGATCAGGGAGTTGAAGACCTTCGTGAAGAGCCGCGTGACGTATCCGGATCTTCGGGTGAAGGCGATTCATGGCGCGCCTGCCCGTCCGCCTGTCTTCTGCAGAAATCTCTACGAGCTGGCGCGCGAGACGATGCTCGATCCCGACCGCGACTTTTTCACGAGGATGACCAGCTTCAGCATGGGAATCGGGGGCGGAGAGGAAACCGGGCGGCGGAAACGAGACGAGCTCCTGAAGCTCCTGCCGTCGCTCGACCGGCATTTGCTCGATCTCCGGAGTCATGATTCCTTCAGGAGAAATTACGCCCGTGCAATCAACCGGGCGATTCCTCCATTCGACCTGGTAATCGTCGACGAGGCGCACGTCCTAAAGCATGGGCGAGCATCTAAGTCGCAGCGAAACGAATTGCTTCGTCTGGTGATGGGGCTCGATGAGGAAACGGATCCGCGCGATTTCCCCGGCTATGGCAGACGAGCTCGACGTGTCCTGTTTCTCTCCGCCACTCCCCTCGAGGATGACTACCGCCAACTGTGGAATCAGCTCGATCTGTTCGGCTTCGGAAGTCTGGCGCCGGAACTGGCCGACAGGAACGCGACGAGCGAGGCGCAGAAGCGTGCTACCGCTGAGTTTCTGGTCCGGAGAGTCACGAGTATCCAGACCGGCGGCAACCGATACACCAAGAACCTCTACCGGCGCTCGTGGGAGCAGGGTGGGGTCGAGACGCACGACGATCCACTCGGAGTCCCGGACGACCGTCAGCGACTGGTCGTCGCGCTGATGCAGAAGAAGGTGAACGAACTGATCGGCAGCGAGAAATTCAACAACTCCTTTCAGATCGGGATGCTCGCATCGTTCGAGAGTTTCTTTCAGACCGCCAGCCGCGCACTCGAGTCTGGTGCCGAGTCGACGTTCGATGATGCGGAACAGACTGAAAATCCGGAAGAGCGTGCCGGGATCGACGTGGGCATCGTGAACCGTATGGCTGCCAGTTACCGGAGAAAATTTGGAGAAGAGCTGCCGCATCCGAAGATGGATGCGCTCGTGGACGAGCTGGCAGGCTCCTTCGACACGGGAAGAAAAGCATTGGTTTTCGTCCGGCGAACCGCTTCGGTGAGTGAGCTCGAGCGCAAGCTGGAAGAGCGTTACGACTCGTGGCTCTTCGAGCGGCTGATGGATGAGCTGGATAAGGAATTACGGGAGCGCATTGGGCACGTGTTTGAGAATTATCGCGAGCAGCGAAGGCACGATCGACTGACCAGTCCTGCAGAGATTCCACTGGAGCTCGAGAATGAGCTTCCGCCTGCAGAGGGCAAGGAAGTCGATCGTGGAGGCCATGACACTTTCTTCGCCTGGTTCTTCCGGGGAGGAGGACCGGGTGAGGTTTTCAGCGGGGCCACGCTCTCTCGACGGCTGAGCCAGGCCGGCGGCTTCTACTCGACCTTCTTCGAGGACAACTACGTCGCCCGCCTGCTCGGGGTCAGTCCTGGAAATGTGATGCAGGCGCTGACCCGAGAGGTGGGGCTCAATCCTGAGGATCTCGAGCCGTCGCTCGGGCGATTTGCTGCGCGACGTCTCCCCAGCGTGAAGAAGCAGAGTCGCTCGAATCTGTTCCACGCCTTTCAGGCTGCTGCACTCGAGCTTCTGGCTCACAGCGATGAGCTGCGGGATGATGCCGCGACAATTCTGCTCGAGCAGTATTCGACCGGGCGGGACCTGGAAGGAACGAAGGAGGTGCCCTCGCTCGGTTCGTGGCTCGAGACCAGAACCTTCTTTACCGAACTGCGAGAACGAACGGCGCTTCGGCAGGATCTCTGGCCGGAAGAAAAGCGGGACACATTCGTCAAGACGTTTCGACGCGAGGAACTGCGACGGGAACTGCTGGCGTCGATGGTGAGGTTGGGACACCCGCTCATAGATCTCTACGTGCTCGTCGCGAATCGATTGCGCAATCTCGAGCTGGGGACGAGGGAAGCATCTTCCGAAGATGATGAAGAGTCGTTGATCGTCGAGTTTCTGGACCTGCTCGAACGGCAGAAGGGTGAGGGGCGGTTCAGGGCATACCAGGAGCTCGCGGAAGCTGCCGCAAATTTCGATCTGATCCTGGACGTGAATCTTCCGGATGCCTGGGAGGCAGCGCTTCAGAAGGCGGGGACGGAGTTCGGCCGGCTCCTGAGAGAGCAGCAGCCGATTGGCGGGATGTTCGGCAGTGTGAATCAGACGATGGTCCGGCAGTTCAGATTACCGGGTTACCCATTCGTCCTGATATCGACGGATCTGCTCCAGGAAGGAGAGGATCTGCATCCGTTCTGCTCGAGTGTTTATCACTATGGGATCTCCTGGATGCCGTCTTCGATGGAACAACGGATCGGGCGCATCGACCGGGTGAGCTCTCAGACGGAGAGGCGACTGACGGTGCTCGACAGGAAGCCGGAGGGGGAGGAGCTTCTTCAGGTCTACTTCCCTCACCTGCTCGATTCGGTCGAGCGGCTCCAAGTGAACCGGGTGCTCGAGCGGATGGAGAGCTTCATCGAGCTGATGCATCAGAGCCTGGCATCGAACGAGGAGCGTGATGAGCGCCAAATCAACATCGCGAGAGAGATTCATCGGGCACCGAGGACGAGACGGCTGCAGTCGGAGCCGCTGGAGAGTGCCTTTCCCGTACGCGACGACTTCGTGAGAGGAACCAGAAAGAAGCCGGCTGTGGACGAGCGGATGGCCGGACTGCTGCGGGAGCGATTTGCGAAGCTACAGGAGTCCTCGAGCGGCATGGAGATTCGGTGGGAACCGGGCGGAGGGACGAACGCGATGGTGGGTGTCTTCCCGCTGGGCGACAGGCAGCAGCCGTTCACGCTCCTCCTTCATTCGATTCACGGCCGGCCGAACGTACGTTGCGTCAGTCCGATCGGAATGGTGGATCGACGGGAGGAGGCGCTCACGATCACGGAGCATGCTGCGCGCTCTCCCGTGAGAATCGGTGCGGTCTTCGACAACAGATTCCGGAAGTACGATCTGACGGCAGAGGGCGACGTGCTGTTGGGGGATCCAGCGAGTGACGCGGAGAGGGTGCGGTGGCTGATCGCGAGTGTTGCCCGTGCCGCGGACGAGCTCGAGCATGTTCTGCTCGATCGGGACGAGACGCTCGAGACGTTTCGCGAGGATCTCGGAAGGGAGGCGTTCGTTGAGCGGTAA